GTTTGTATGGTAGCTTTCCTGATAAGAAAAGAGTTGAGGAAGATGGAGTAGATAGTTCCTTTGAAGCATCACAACGCATAAAGCTGGTAATATTACTcccctttttccttttttctttaaaaagaaaatataaatatattgctttatgaaaataaaaagtactGCTGTGTAAATGAAGGTTAGAGAACTAATACCAGGAATATTTCATTACTTTTTTTGCACCATTGGAGTTTCTAGTTCTTCTTTTCCCATGTTAAGTGAGACCTCGAGCCTCAAGCCAGCCAGACATCATTGTACATTGATctcttttaattcttatttttataactacTATATTCCAGATCCTTTTAGTCTGTACTGATTATCATCTGTTTGCTTAGGGTGGGTGGTAAAGTTGTGAATGACATGCTTAATGACTTCGAATCAAATCTCATTTTAGCCATAAATAAAGTTGCATGTAATATATTGTTCTTTTTAGTTCAgtagaaaaataatacataattCATTATGGAAACTTGAGTTTATCACAGTATTCCTTGCCAGATCAGCTAATTTGCTCAGTTTCCAGAAGGACTATCTCTTGGGACATTTATCTTACAATCAATTCATATTATCTGATTACAGGATATGAATCACTTAAAGGAATCTGTCAGAACCAAGAAGAAACAATCTCCTAAAACTGAAgtccaaaattctttaaagGAAGAGGTGTGGGATCAGATTTCTTCATCTTTTGTAAAGTACAGATCATTTCAGTGTTTCTCAATGTAAATGGTTGTATTAACTAAATCTTGGATCTAATCACTTTTATGCAGATTCTACAGCTTGAGAAAAGATTACAAGATCAGTTTCAGGTCCGTAGTGCACTCGAAAAAGCACTGGGTTATAGGACTTCTTCCAGTGCTACTGTGTCCGAGGTGTCAATGCCCAAGGTAATGCCTCCCCATCTTCATAAGTTGGAAATAGTAACAATTTTTTGTACACATTACCATCTGATTATATATTCTCCAAGGAAAAGGGGAATTGTAATCCTAAAGTAACAACTACATTTTAAGGTTTTGACTTGCTTCTTGAAATGCTTTTTGCAACTTCAGCCAGCCACAGAACTAATAAAGGAAATTGCGGTGTTAGAGTTAGAAGTTGTATATTTGGAACAATATCTTCTCTCCTTGTACCGTAAAGCTTTTGATCAACAAATAACATCAGTTTCTCCATCTAGCAAGAACGAAAGACCTAATTCACTTGTAACAGCCCCAAGAGGGAGGCTCCTGGATGTTTCCAGACCAGATATAACATCAAAGAGGGAAACTTCAGCTTCTCAATCTGCTTGCCAGTCACATGAAAACCGATGGAGGGAATCCAGTGGTATTGGAGCAGAAGATAAACTAGTAGATTCTGGTGTTCATCGCTGTCACTCTTCACTATCACAGCGGTCAGTGTTTTCAACTAAAGCCTCTCCTCCAATAGAATCTTTTGAAAGAGCTGTACGCGCATGCCATTCCCAGCCATTATCCATGATGGAGGTTAGTATTCTAATTCGGGCTTCCCACATTTGATAGAACTTCAGAGTTTGGACTGCATCAAAGCATCTGAAATTACCAATATATTGGGTTTTAATGATTTTgccttctttttgtttcctgGGGATGTCCTTGCTGGCATTGGCAATCCGTCTCTATGTCGAAACTTAAgtttaaaataactataatcaTATAAGTGCTTATATCAGCTCAGTCAGAATAACTGAATATGATTGTTATGGTTTATGTGCAGTATGCTCAGAATGCATCAAATATCATCAGCCTGGCTGAGCATCTTGGGACACGGATTTCTGATCATGTTCCAGAGACACCTAATAAGGTTTCTGAGGATATGATCAGGTGCATGTCAGCAATATATAGCAAACTTTCTGACCCACCTTTGACACATAATGGCCTTTCATCTCCCAATTCTTCTTTGTCGTCAATGAGTGCATATTCACCACGAGATCAAAGTGATATGTGGAGTCCGGGATTCAGGAATAATTCATCATTTGATGTACGGCTCGATAACCCTTTCCTTGTTGAGGGACTGAAAGAATTTAGTGGACCATATAGTGCCATGGTTGAAGTACCGTGTATTTATAGAGATAGTCAAAAGTTGGGAGATGTTGACCATTTGCTACAAAATTTTAGGTGAGCTATTGTTTGGTCTTTACcagaaaaatatagatatagtAGGTATTAAGTTAATAgcattttttttccatttgtTGAAATTCTTTAGTGCTTATCAAGTTATTGCGATGTAGATCACTTATCTGTCAATTGGAAGAGGTTGATCCTAGGAAGCTGACACATGAGGAGAAGCTGGCTTTCTGGATTAATATACATAATGCGTTAGTGATGCATGTATGGTTCTCTtcaataagaataattttcttaaatagttaatttgtTGTGCTGGTTCTGTTTCTGTTGTGACTGGAAGTTGAACATACATTTTCTCTGTTTTCATTAGGCATTTCTTGCTTATGGGATTCCACAGAACAATGTAAAGAGACTCTTTCTACTTTTGAAGGTAAGAAGACCTCCACTAGTCTTCTTTAAAGAGGAAGTTCTTTTCCTCACAAATTTTGCTCTGTGCAGGCTGCTTATAATATTGGGGGTCATACAATCAGTGCAGACACAATCCAGATTTCCATCCTTGGATGCCGCATGTCTCGTCCTGGACAGGTGGATATCAAACCTTGAGTTTATCTtgatttaagatattattatgCATGTGTAAATGCGTTTATCAATGCACTCTACTCTATATCTACGCAAAAACTAGTTCATAGGGATCCAGTGAATTACTCGATTTACTCTGTTATATACAGCATGCTTCATCTAATATGATGGAGCTAATAAAGCTTGCTTTTGATTGTAGTGGCTTAGATTATTACTTCCCTCGAAATCGAAATTCAAGACAGGAGATGAACGGCAAGCGTATGCAATTGAGCATCCAGAGCCCCTTTTGCACTTTGCACTCTGTTCAGGAAGTCATTCTGATCCTGCGGTAATTTATCCttgatttttctcttaaaCAAAAATGCTTTTGGCTGCTAGAAATTTCAATTTCGTTTCTCTAATCAAACATGATTTATTAACTTATCAAGTTTTTTTTGTTCCAGGTTCGTGTTTACACACCAAAGAGAGTATTTCAAGAGCTTGAAGCTGCAAAAGAGGAGTACCTTCGAGCTACCTTTGGTGTGCGAAAGGATCAGAAAATCCTACTCCCAAAGATTGTGGAATCATTTACAAAGGATTCTGGCTTATGTCAGGCTGGTCTTATTGAAATGATTCAACAGACTTTGCCAGAATCTCTCAGGAAGAGTATTAAGAAATGTCAGCTAGGAAAATCTCGTAAGATCATTGAATGGATTCCTCACAATTTCACTTTTAGGTATCTGATTTCTAAAGAGCTGGTGAGATAATAACTGGTTACCTCTGTGCATGCCTCCAAAGTTTTTAACATTGCTTGGGCTCATTTGCATTGTTCtcaaggtttttttttttttttttttttttttaagattctATACTTTTCCTTGTACAAAGTAGAAGTTGAAGTCAGAAATGTTAGGATAGAACAATGCAGTCTTTTGTATTGTATAATGTAATCTCCAGTCTGCTACACTGTGTTGAAGGTATTCATGATTTCTGTAATgctagagaaaaagaaaatgaaatttatgtATTGAGCATTTGTACATAGGTTAATTCCATTGTTGTTATTTTACTAATTCTATATGTCCCTGTTTATAACAGTAGTAAACTTGTTATGatatatgattaataaatttttttataatgcttaagaattaaaaaatttcatagtGATTTGGAGAGGATGTGAACAAATCTTTCTTTACCGTACCATCAATATATGTTTGGTTGAGATGTAGTTGTAAGTTCGTAAAGCAAGATCTCACTCTGTTAAGTTCCTGTTGTCTGCTAAACTGATCCTCACATGTCCCCACTTGAACATTTAACCTGAACGTCACAGCTACAGTTGTGGCtgtaatatatacaaaatccTGTGTAATGGAAGAAGGGCAAGGTTGTTCTGATCAGTGACGAGGCATCAGTCAGGATTCAGATCAATAATAATCACTCATTTTGTGCCTTCATGTTGGGCTTAAGCTGATAGTGGAAAATTTACCTTCCAAGAGCAATTATTACTCATAAGGACTCGCACTagtactttctttctttaatatattatagtaGCTAATACTCAGAATTTGATGAGGTGCATTGCATCAAAAATATTGAATCGCATTTACAATCGCATCTAATTAACTTAAGAATCTccacataaataaatttgagagGACATTGCAATGTATTAGCAATTTCACCATCTGAGGTTCATCTTTGTCGGTGGACAGCATCCATCACTTTCAGAAGAACAGATCTTTTCAGAGAGTTTGTCCTATATggacaaattttatttttggttctACAGATTTCACCTTATCTTTAAATTCTTGctgaagtaaaagaaaatcaaagaaagaactAAAAGAAAGCTTCAAAGtagagaaattataattaacaaCAAAATTAGTAGAACTAAAGATTAAAGTGCTGGGCTCATCTACACAATCACTAGTCACTAGCcaagatttttcaaattacATCAAGATTCAATCCTGGAAACCATTTTACAAACAACACCAATGACTGGCAACTTCTCTAATAAGGGCTCTCTCCTATAATATTACCAGGAGGATTATAGAAACAAACAGTTAAACTAGCTTGTTCTTTAACACAAGAAGCTTGAGCACACCCCAATTCCAATGACTTTTTCCACACAACCTGAGTATAAACACCACACTGATGATTTGGCTCACAAGAATTGTCAGTACGGTTgtagtaagccttttcttgAACCCAATTATCAACAGCCATAAGTGGAGTAACAGCCATGCCACTAGCCCATAATTGGTTTCCACCGTACTTGCTGTTCGTCAGGTTAGCAAATTGGCAGCccattttgtttctttggtACCTGACTAGTCTGCTTGTTGCATTGGCTAGCATTTCACTCCATTTTAAAGGGCTAACACCCACTGCTGCTCTTGCTTGGTTGTGTGCAGATAGGAAATCTCTAGCTGCACTTGGTAATGGTGGTGTTGGTGCCTGTGCTGCTGCCTCAATGGATAAGTAGCCGTGGCAAATGGCTAGAACTAGAAGAGGAAGCAAAGCAGAAGCCATTTTTCTTGAACTGGTTTTctatatgattataaaaagatattttctttGGGGGCTGACACTTGACAGTCCAATTATTTATAGGGTGGCTCCAAATTGGAGTGGTGTGTGAGTGGGAGGAAGAGAATTATTAGGTAAAAATCCAATATACCACATGGGTATAGTTCAAATTTGTCTGCTAAGAATTTAATACGGTAGAAAAATCATAGAATttgttaattgattgatttgtGTAGGAGACTTGTCCCATAGTGCAGCTAACCAAGTCTAAATTGTTAATCTATTTCATGCTTTACATCAATTAAAATCCACTCTTGTCATATtgaaagctttttttttttttttagtacttTTAGAGAAGAAATGTTGACTTCAAAGTTAAACTATACAAGCTTGCATGCTCTCAAACCTTTTGGACAATGTAGAGTTGTGTGTGCATATGTTCACATCCATCAAGAGATGTTTATCCTATGAATGTGAGAGCGTACACACCATGCACACATCCTCACAGTACCATTCTTCTTATGAAATGGTCATTACAGATCATATTTGCACCATTGATTGCTGACAAGATGCAAGAAAGAAAGCATAATTGGGCTGcaggtaaagaaaaaaaaaagaaagagtaagAAGTCGAGAGAGTTGAGACAGAGAGCAATGAAACCAAGGACACCTGCCACCCAAAATGGGGTTGTGAGATTATGGAATATGGtgttgtttatttatatactataGGCAAAATTTGCAGCAAGATCTGATTTCCTTAATAatcaaaagattaaattagCCTATTGGCCTAAAGGGTGCACGTGAGCTGATTGACTTTGATCTGTACTGAAACTTTTGAGAATGGTGTGGCCATGTGATATGTGAATTAATTCATTCATAACTCACAGGCATTATTAATAGTTGGGATATGAAATCAAGATATATCACGCGGGGTCAACATTAATTTTGGTGGCAACAGAGGAAATATCAGCTGCTGCCAGTGGGGGGCTGATGTCCATTAGCTGACATAGAGCTTTAATGGCTTCTTGTTCTTATGTTATTAATTATCTTCTGTTCTGTATATGCTTTCAGGACAGACAAAAAAAAATGCTGTCGCCCCTTGTGATAGAGCTGTTTCCAAGCTCGCCTGACAACAGTTCGACTTCATAAGTCATACATCTTCTGCTAGAAATTTTACAATTGTGCTTGCAAGTTGCAGGATCAATCTCATGTATTAAtgttgtttttccttttctaaaaGAGTTCAAATTTGGTTTTATTGCCataacaatttcttttatttttttatctttggcTTTTAATCTGGatgtcattttatatttacagcAAAACCTGGATACTTGTTGgaacatcatttttttttctttcacttttttttttttttaaaccgATATTTTTGAAGATTGAGATCATTAGCAGAAGATAAGAAAAtgagttttgtttttgtttttctatttttttaaagaaaagagacattagatattatttttaaaatatgaaaatataatgtttgtttttgaaataaaataaaaggttaattaaaaataattttaaaaaaatcattaaatatgAGTTAGATTGACCAATTCACCCCTGGATAACTTTATCTATTGAGATCATTAATATtggaataattaaaatagctCTAACCCAACAATTTACTAACATATGAGAGACGAAACTCCATCTAATAGGAACAAGAAGATCAACCCAAATACTTTTTCTACAATCAGGGTCGGGTCACAGAATGATCCAGTAACTAGAATACATTTAccaatttattcttttagttgcaaatgattaaaaaaaagagaaataaacttgaaattttgttaaaattaaaaacatgcaCTAATCACAAAACTAAATAAGTGTAtctatatattcattttagaGCATAGAGTAAGAGTTGAAAAAGgaataattacttatttataaaaagcATAGTAACTCAGACAAATACTGATGTACTCTCTAATGCTGTTTTGCATTAATGAGGCTATAATGACTCATTTATAAAgcaagatttttcttttatttcatttaaaggATAAGCCTCTCACTTAGAGGCTTCACCCTACTTCTTAAGtgtgtaattttcttttattttttttttaaaatgaaaatctgGTATTTACcctttaaataatcaattagcTTATActcttttatttcatattaattcttattttttaagtagTTGATTCGgaatgagaaaatatttaaaaattatttaaattagtttatatatattgtaagatttattatttctattttaatgtaagaataaaataaaaaaaattaatattttctttgaatatataaaatttataaataattaactaaaaatattctgccttaattgaataaatttgaGTAGAATGACAGAAGGGGCAGCCCACCTGAGTCTTGTATGGTTAAAATTGGGCTTTGAGAAATTGCTCTCGTGTCTTGCCATAGGCCTTCTCATATTTTACCGGTTACCTACTAATAAATTGTACACCCTTCctcattaattttgttattgaaTGGCGGTTTAGTTTggtttttgatatatttataagttaaaTGTTTCCATTTGGTTTACAATTTCATCTTCAACAATGTTAAACCAAACAGAacttaatatatatcatatcATACAAATTATAATTAGCTACTATGttctttaaattgaaaattcatttagaattataaattatgagaaTTTATAAAGTTGACTTTTccttaagaaaatttaagctaagaatttaaaattttaataaatatgattagaaaaacaaatacaaaaatcATTCCCTCTTCGCTAAATTTCCTTCTAACCCAAAGAAAAAAGTCATTATTACATATGTAGCCAACTAGAAAATGCATGAtgacttaataaaaaaaaaaaaaaaaaaaatgcatgaTGAcctacaaatttaaaattccaaAGCCCGCATCTCCTTCTCCTTCCCTGTCCCTGTCCATTCATTTCTTCATCTGAAACCTTCATGCCGAGCTTGCTTGTGATTATGTTGATAGGCTGCACAccgtattttaacctaaattttttaacagtGTTCTCTGTTCATACCTTCTTCCcacttatatatatgttcCACACTCCATTTGTATCTCATTAGTTATAAAGTTTAACTCAATTAACAAGTTTAACCTATATTGATTCTCCTATTGACCTTTCACAGATCTCCGGTCGCCGGGGCTTGTGCTTAGAATTATTTCTCGAACATAGGTCAACTTTGTTGTCTTAATTTGTGCTGTCCAAGTGCAGAGTTGGCTTTGACAGCTAGAGCACATAAGTCAGGCAATAAGAGAGGCTTACGAGATTGAGACAGTGGCAAGAGGAAGTAAATTTGACCCATTTGGAGATCTTCATCGTCTTGCATGTGAGGTACGCATGTTCCTATGGACATGGACTCTGAGCTGCAGAGGAAGTAGTTTGGGTTCTGGGATCTGATTTTTCTAGCTTTTGTTGCTTGCTTTAGCACTTGTAGCTTCCCATCTCCATGGATGACCATGATCGTTGtcgatgatgatgatgatgatgaggaaTAGTAGTAGTGTTGTTTGGTGTTTCTCGATCCTGTCTTTTGATTTTCACTTCCCTTTCCGATTGGAGAGGAAGCACACAGACCCATCTTCTTTGTGTTTGCGGGTAAGAAGATAAGTGAGAAAGGTCAATTATAGCAATTTCTTGCAATAACTCGATCATGGTCATCATACGATACGAAGTTATGAACactatcaaatattttctaaaaatattaaataaatattaattcttttgaattaattttaatatataagttaccgttattttattttctttatcatgATCACaccattaaattattaaagaaaaaacataaagTCCTTCTTTCACTTGCGATAAAATTCTTTCCTCATACATTTTAAGTctttaatttaaagatttaattccattttccattaaaaaaaaaagaaccatAATCGAACTGATACATTATGAATAAGTCATTGTTGTGCATGTCGAatgatcttttttatttttgtcgtTGTGTCTAAGAAATTCATGAGCACCAATCTTTTTATAACCAATGAAGGTaccataaaagaattaaataataatatctttttatggTCTTTGTCTTTCTTGTCATTATAATCctcacctttttttttttttcgatcTAAccctttttaataataataataataatgttgaTGATCTTTTTAATGACTTTCAAATAACAAGATTCTTAATACAAGCTCCCTAGTTTAATCACTTTTAGTTATGTGCCATTGAAAGTGATTATCCCTAAAAGCATTAGTCAATTTAGCTAATGAGTATTTTGACTATTGCTTTCCACGCTAGGGAGTTTCCTTACCTTGAAAGCTAAAAAtgtgaaattaaaatttaatctgAAGTATTATCTTAAATTGAAGATGATATTACAAATGCACATatgtattctttatttttatgaattttaattacagTTAGTTTGattcataatatatttatatattttagtagaTTTAAAACatcaataatgaaaaatattttattcatttagaaactaaataatcaatttgtagttaaaataaataagggTACCAATCTTCGAGTTACAGATTagcaattcaaaatttaaataatgttgtatttgaaataaaattttaaataatgttaatttgatcgatatattttaagtaatttaaaatatcgAAGTTCTAGcagcttttcttctttttttttttttcttatgaaatatttttaatccattgccattaatattttaaatcgATGATGCTCcatctttttcaatttgatattAGTTCATTTTGGTTCAATAAGTTTAGAGTtttcaatttgtttatttttttttttgtttattattgaAACTTCTTGAATATCCATTTTATGGATGCTCTGATACTATTTATGAGATTTGTAACGTAActcttaaaaagaatatttatggAGTTCAGTAGATTTAAAACatcaatgataaaaaatattttattaatatatttattattttacacaTTTAAAAACTGAATAGCCAATTTATGGTTGAAAATAGATAATTGCACTAATTCTCAAGTTCCAAACTAAAGAGTTCTACTAATgcaattgaaatataaatatataactttagcAAAACTTTTTTCACTCCcttattgtttttttattatttaataattgagtaaaatatatttttataaagagtTAGCCGATGCTTATTTTTCAGATATCGTTATTACTTTTTTTCCGAGAAAAGAAGTTCACAATCCGTAGGCCTTCTAATGTATATAGATACAAATGGTCTAATGGGAGCAAGAATTTCCATTAACGTTGCACAAACACAGCCACCACATTTAATACTTCTAACCCAAAAACTCCACAAAGAGGATAAGTTGGCTGTCAGATTTTATAAGGACAAAATCAATTAAGATACTATGCAGATTTTAGAGTTCATATATATGTGGATTTTAAACCCATAAATAGCGAAACTAATAAACTTTAAAAGTTTTCCTGTTTGAATTCAGTACAAAATTTATGGATTGATAGGTGTGATACTAAAAAATTGAGTAACTCATCAACCTCTATAAATTTTGTTCCTTGTTTGGTTTgtgaaataacatatttatttaaaatttattacactTTAAGTAAAGATTGAGTGAAGTtcttaaattgttggattaaatattaaaaagatttatcaaTGTAATTGAATAATGtaaatgatataaaaaaattatccttcaattgagattttttataggaaaaattaagaagagagactgtgtttaaattttattattttagtatgcTACAAAACTTTAATATGTATTCTCATGTTTTACTGATTTTACGGTTATATAGCATCCAACGAGTGAGAACCactcttttaaaaattaaaagaaaataaaataaaacaaaaagtagttaatatttattaagggactcataatttttctaatgttattattaataattaataatttatttgttaaatttaattttaaaaattttatattgaatttaCTATGTTAATATAGAAAGTGCAATTTATCTTTCAGAAAAATAGCttacttgaattaaaaagagtaaatcttgaattaaaatagtccaaacaataaaaaataaaaaaataaagaacttattTAGTGCCGcctgtaaaatttaaaaatctatttgaactttattcttataatttaaatttacatgAGTATGTTTGATATTCTATACTAGTATTACATTTGCTCTTTTTGTACTTTTAAGactaatgaaatatttttctatcaatatattaaaataatattatttttctttatatttttactttttttaatatgtactcaagatttttatgaattgcctgaattattttaaaataatattaaaaatataaataatacataaaagaCTATATAAATACATAAGAGATACTAAAATACATGGAACAATATACCGTGTTTTAGattaatactttttaattttttaaaagaaattacaatcTCAAATACATTACATATGAAAACCAGTTAAATATCAaatgtataataaatataaattaattattattttctatg
The sequence above is drawn from the Ricinus communis isolate WT05 ecotype wild-type chromosome 7, ASM1957865v1, whole genome shotgun sequence genome and encodes:
- the LOC8260588 gene encoding uncharacterized protein LOC8260588 isoform X1 — encoded protein: MVAAALVLIQPPRNPTGYSFTCFCFVEFNEMWFESSGDNKMLGWRVIARHKRSKSFPDKKRVEEDGVDSSFEASQRIKLDMNHLKESVRTKKKQSPKTEVQNSLKEEILQLEKRLQDQFQVRSALEKALGYRTSSSATVSEVSMPKPATELIKEIAVLELEVVYLEQYLLSLYRKAFDQQITSVSPSSKNERPNSLVTAPRGRLLDVSRPDITSKRETSASQSACQSHENRWRESSGIGAEDKLVDSGVHRCHSSLSQRSVFSTKASPPIESFERAVRACHSQPLSMMEYAQNASNIISLAEHLGTRISDHVPETPNKVSEDMIRCMSAIYSKLSDPPLTHNGLSSPNSSLSSMSAYSPRDQSDMWSPGFRNNSSFDVRLDNPFLVEGLKEFSGPYSAMVEVPCIYRDSQKLGDVDHLLQNFRSLICQLEEVDPRKLTHEEKLAFWINIHNALVMHAFLAYGIPQNNVKRLFLLLKAAYNIGGHTISADTIQISILGCRMSRPGQWLRLLLPSKSKFKTGDERQAYAIEHPEPLLHFALCSGSHSDPAVRVYTPKRVFQELEAAKEEYLRATFGVRKDQKILLPKIVESFTKDSGLCQAGLIEMIQQTLPESLRKSIKKCQLGKSRKIIEWIPHNFTFRYLISKELVR
- the LOC8260588 gene encoding uncharacterized protein LOC8260588 isoform X2, with translation MWFESSGDNKMLGWRVIARHKRSKSFPDKKRVEEDGVDSSFEASQRIKLDMNHLKESVRTKKKQSPKTEVQNSLKEEILQLEKRLQDQFQVRSALEKALGYRTSSSATVSEVSMPKPATELIKEIAVLELEVVYLEQYLLSLYRKAFDQQITSVSPSSKNERPNSLVTAPRGRLLDVSRPDITSKRETSASQSACQSHENRWRESSGIGAEDKLVDSGVHRCHSSLSQRSVFSTKASPPIESFERAVRACHSQPLSMMEYAQNASNIISLAEHLGTRISDHVPETPNKVSEDMIRCMSAIYSKLSDPPLTHNGLSSPNSSLSSMSAYSPRDQSDMWSPGFRNNSSFDVRLDNPFLVEGLKEFSGPYSAMVEVPCIYRDSQKLGDVDHLLQNFRSLICQLEEVDPRKLTHEEKLAFWINIHNALVMHAFLAYGIPQNNVKRLFLLLKAAYNIGGHTISADTIQISILGCRMSRPGQWLRLLLPSKSKFKTGDERQAYAIEHPEPLLHFALCSGSHSDPAVRVYTPKRVFQELEAAKEEYLRATFGVRKDQKILLPKIVESFTKDSGLCQAGLIEMIQQTLPESLRKSIKKCQLGKSRKIIEWIPHNFTFRYLISKELVR
- the LOC8260588 gene encoding uncharacterized protein LOC8260588 isoform X3, with translation MNLGKLIAKWTSSRRFPDKKRVEEDGVDSSFEASQRIKLDMNHLKESVRTKKKQSPKTEVQNSLKEEILQLEKRLQDQFQVRSALEKALGYRTSSSATVSEVSMPKPATELIKEIAVLELEVVYLEQYLLSLYRKAFDQQITSVSPSSKNERPNSLVTAPRGRLLDVSRPDITSKRETSASQSACQSHENRWRESSGIGAEDKLVDSGVHRCHSSLSQRSVFSTKASPPIESFERAVRACHSQPLSMMEYAQNASNIISLAEHLGTRISDHVPETPNKVSEDMIRCMSAIYSKLSDPPLTHNGLSSPNSSLSSMSAYSPRDQSDMWSPGFRNNSSFDVRLDNPFLVEGLKEFSGPYSAMVEVPCIYRDSQKLGDVDHLLQNFRSLICQLEEVDPRKLTHEEKLAFWINIHNALVMHAFLAYGIPQNNVKRLFLLLKAAYNIGGHTISADTIQISILGCRMSRPGQWLRLLLPSKSKFKTGDERQAYAIEHPEPLLHFALCSGSHSDPAVRVYTPKRVFQELEAAKEEYLRATFGVRKDQKILLPKIVESFTKDSGLCQAGLIEMIQQTLPESLRKSIKKCQLGKSRKIIEWIPHNFTFRYLISKELVR
- the LOC8260588 gene encoding uncharacterized protein LOC8260588 isoform X4; translation: MNHLKESVRTKKKQSPKTEVQNSLKEEILQLEKRLQDQFQVRSALEKALGYRTSSSATVSEVSMPKPATELIKEIAVLELEVVYLEQYLLSLYRKAFDQQITSVSPSSKNERPNSLVTAPRGRLLDVSRPDITSKRETSASQSACQSHENRWRESSGIGAEDKLVDSGVHRCHSSLSQRSVFSTKASPPIESFERAVRACHSQPLSMMEYAQNASNIISLAEHLGTRISDHVPETPNKVSEDMIRCMSAIYSKLSDPPLTHNGLSSPNSSLSSMSAYSPRDQSDMWSPGFRNNSSFDVRLDNPFLVEGLKEFSGPYSAMVEVPCIYRDSQKLGDVDHLLQNFRSLICQLEEVDPRKLTHEEKLAFWINIHNALVMHAFLAYGIPQNNVKRLFLLLKAAYNIGGHTISADTIQISILGCRMSRPGQWLRLLLPSKSKFKTGDERQAYAIEHPEPLLHFALCSGSHSDPAVRVYTPKRVFQELEAAKEEYLRATFGVRKDQKILLPKIVESFTKDSGLCQAGLIEMIQQTLPESLRKSIKKCQLGKSRKIIEWIPHNFTFRYLISKELVR
- the LOC8260587 gene encoding STS14 protein; the encoded protein is MASALLPLLVLAICHGYLSIEAAAQAPTPPLPSAARDFLSAHNQARAAVGVSPLKWSEMLANATSRLVRYQRNKMGCQFANLTNSKYGGNQLWASGMAVTPLMAVDNWVQEKAYYNRTDNSCEPNHQCGVYTQVVWKKSLELGCAQASCVKEQASLTVCFYNPPGNIIGESPY
- the LOC125370589 gene encoding uncharacterized protein LOC125370589 — its product is MGLCASSPIGKGSENQKTGSRNTKQHYYYSSSSSSSSTTIMVIHGDGKLQVLKQATKARKIRSQNPNYFLCSSESMSIGTCVPHMQDDEDLQMGQIYFLLPLSQSRKPLLLPDLCALAVKANSALGQHKLRQQS